From a region of the Candidatus Margulisiibacteriota bacterium genome:
- a CDS encoding 4-alpha-glucanotransferase, with the protein MASKIISVNDNIFKLVIHTPSLALEQEGLRNCQQLAGTHSSESTLTQKLFASANIRNFSNMPITQTHISTVSPFSGAAFGLNPDSLDLLQVTEIKNNEMLKNMVPLRKIQPVYYHGYSCSGSRQEATNKPQEILQGPQTIDFTRLRYSQRLIMSEASRIFFRNLNDKKIDVERTAIYEDFMKNNEEWLKYNSEHLFIQEEMTRRGYGHDFRSWPDAFRKMDNPAVDRFMIDNAAEYERFNEQYVYTQFLCHEQELIKAKAARALGIKREVNLAYGIDPSASGDVWALQRDVFDLRYNIGCYLERDNGYNEQNWGNPQYRSGYAFERFLKKRLEYLAQYVDRIYLDHLCGFTNKYNFPAMEKQEGTLDGRHPVKGFFELPLYETDIINNPNCRYSAMPDKDWVIGQMKDKVYDMLKLILDAGLEVGGETLGDPDRMYAVKLAIIKLRGEGYDLPLMHVSIDEQHQANFPFIKNIPPHSELFTTTHDKPTLPQFLYNTRGTDTLWFKPLYLANYLTQFLGFMVSPNKVPVKPEHMTREFGREILLRFAGSTAKTLTIPLQDIMSLMFPDEILARTDLNLNEPGTSCATDNYKQNFSKRFWFLEKLTRDKEVMDVLSRLAARQGSVIDRPIPLQTEGDFYAYAAQKSRGSEIIYFNNSMEKWRLYEHAARYPAILEMLIANTRDTTQEGLVRLPQSLHNLLYDTEKYCLKDLDTNVVYQRYGNLLKEGLYIKLEGRQDHHFVVY; encoded by the coding sequence ATGGCCTCTAAAATTATTTCCGTAAATGATAATATTTTCAAGCTGGTTATCCATACTCCTTCACTAGCTCTGGAACAGGAAGGTCTCAGAAATTGTCAACAGCTGGCAGGTACCCATAGCTCTGAAAGCACATTAACACAAAAACTTTTTGCCTCAGCAAATATTAGAAATTTTTCCAATATGCCGATAACCCAGACTCATATTTCTACTGTCAGCCCATTTTCCGGAGCTGCTTTCGGACTAAACCCGGATAGCCTGGATTTGCTGCAGGTTACTGAAATTAAAAATAATGAAATGCTTAAAAATATGGTGCCTTTAAGAAAAATACAACCTGTCTATTATCATGGTTACTCATGTTCAGGTTCAAGACAAGAGGCAACAAATAAGCCGCAGGAAATTCTCCAGGGACCACAGACGATTGATTTTACCAGGCTCAGATATTCACAGAGATTGATAATGAGCGAAGCCTCCCGTATTTTTTTCAGAAATTTGAATGATAAAAAAATTGATGTAGAACGTACTGCTATTTATGAAGATTTTATGAAAAATAATGAGGAGTGGTTAAAATACAATTCCGAACATTTATTTATTCAGGAAGAAATGACCCGTAGAGGTTATGGCCATGATTTTAGAAGTTGGCCTGATGCTTTCCGTAAGATGGATAACCCGGCTGTGGACAGATTTATGATAGATAATGCCGCAGAATATGAGCGTTTTAATGAACAGTATGTTTATACTCAATTTTTATGCCATGAACAGGAATTGATAAAAGCCAAAGCGGCCAGAGCGCTGGGAATAAAAAGGGAAGTTAATTTGGCTTACGGTATCGATCCCTCTGCCAGCGGAGATGTATGGGCATTACAGCGGGATGTTTTTGATCTGCGTTATAATATCGGCTGTTATCTGGAACGTGATAACGGCTACAACGAGCAGAACTGGGGGAATCCTCAGTACCGCAGCGGTTACGCCTTTGAAAGGTTTCTAAAAAAAAGGCTGGAATATCTGGCGCAATATGTGGACAGAATATATCTGGACCACCTTTGCGGTTTTACCAATAAATATAATTTCCCTGCCATGGAAAAACAGGAAGGAACGCTGGATGGCAGGCATCCTGTAAAAGGTTTTTTTGAGCTGCCTTTATATGAAACGGATATTATTAATAATCCTAATTGCCGGTATTCAGCTATGCCCGATAAGGACTGGGTAATCGGACAGATGAAAGATAAAGTCTATGACATGCTTAAACTCATACTGGATGCAGGTCTGGAAGTGGGCGGAGAAACCCTGGGAGACCCCGACAGAATGTATGCTGTAAAGCTGGCCATTATAAAATTGCGCGGGGAAGGGTATGATTTACCTTTGATGCATGTTTCCATAGATGAGCAGCATCAGGCGAATTTCCCCTTTATAAAAAATATTCCGCCACATAGCGAATTATTTACTACCACTCACGATAAACCAACTTTGCCCCAGTTTTTATATAATACGCGGGGAACTGATACCTTGTGGTTTAAACCGCTTTATCTGGCTAACTATCTCACTCAGTTTCTGGGATTCATGGTTTCTCCCAATAAGGTACCTGTAAAACCCGAGCACATGACCCGCGAATTTGGCAGGGAAATCCTGCTGCGTTTTGCCGGATCTACAGCCAAAACACTGACAATTCCTTTGCAGGACATAATGAGCCTGATGTTCCCTGATGAAATTCTGGCCCGTACAGATTTGAACCTTAATGAACCTGGAACATCCTGTGCCACAGACAATTACAAGCAGAATTTCAGCAAGCGTTTCTGGTTTCTGGAAAAATTGACTCGTGACAAAGAGGTTATGGATGTCCTGAGCAGATTGGCGGCCAGACAGGGTAGCGTTATCGACCGGCCAATACCGTTGCAGACTGAAGGAGACTTCTATGCTTACGCAGCTCAAAAGAGCCGTGGAAGTGAAATAATTTATTTTAATAATTCCATGGAAAAGTGGCGACTGTATGAGCATGCGGCCAGATATCCCGCTATTTTGGAAATGCTTATTGCCAATACCAGAGATACAACCCAGGAAGGATTGGTTCGTCTGCCCCAAAGTCTGCATAACCTTTTGTATGATACAGAGAAATATTGTCTTAAAGACCTTGATACCAATGTGGTCTATCAGAGATACGGGAATCTGTTAAAGGAAGGATTGTACATCAAACTGGAAGGCAGACAAGACCATCACTTTGTAGTTTATTAG